A stretch of Candidatus Vicinibacter affinis DNA encodes these proteins:
- a CDS encoding T9SS type A sorting domain-containing protein yields the protein MEQNDDARIKIFSSYIFENNLSGAYTYLSQYNPTDEAMQDFKSIQFINLARLPLGPFYEASSEEINTVQVIANKNHFTSAYAKALLYSLTGEVVSSELPEEITFGISPRANISGKTTPKLSYSPNPFSNELIVEINGESSVNFSIKDFMNNEVFYSKAELRRYLINTSNWKAGVYFIQLFSNNKIINTELILLLK from the coding sequence ATGGAACAAAATGATGATGCGAGAATTAAAATTTTTAGTTCATACATATTTGAAAATAATCTTTCAGGGGCATATACTTATTTGAGCCAATATAATCCCACTGATGAAGCAATGCAGGACTTTAAGTCTATTCAGTTTATTAACTTAGCTAGATTACCACTTGGGCCTTTTTATGAAGCAAGTAGTGAGGAAATCAATACCGTTCAAGTTATTGCTAATAAAAACCATTTTACTTCAGCATATGCAAAAGCACTTCTCTATAGCTTAACAGGTGAGGTGGTAAGTTCGGAATTACCAGAAGAAATAACCTTTGGTATTTCTCCCAGAGCAAATATAAGTGGCAAAACCACTCCTAAATTAAGTTATAGCCCCAATCCTTTTAGCAATGAACTGATAGTTGAAATTAATGGAGAATCTTCAGTCAACTTTTCTATTAAAGATTTTATGAACAATGAAGTATTTTATTCAAAAGCAGAGTTAAGAAGATATTTAATAAATACTTCAAATTGGAAAGCGGGTGTTTATTTTATTCAACTTTTCTCAAACAATAAGATTATCAATACTGAATTAATACTTTTATTGAAATGA
- a CDS encoding helix-turn-helix transcriptional regulator, with translation MSNIPNYLKVYRKRSPLQQGDMLSISGLLDVSSISRYEKGQREPTKEILLVYHHIFNTPIEDFFILESQVMIPRLIERMKERIKELEKEDQITLKNTSKIKFLEKTIIRLRTIKTL, from the coding sequence ATGTCAAACATCCCAAATTATTTAAAAGTATATCGCAAGCGATCACCTTTACAACAAGGGGACATGCTTTCTATTTCCGGATTATTAGATGTCTCAAGTATTTCCAGATATGAAAAAGGTCAAAGAGAACCAACTAAAGAGATTTTACTTGTTTACCATCACATTTTTAATACTCCTATAGAAGACTTTTTTATACTAGAATCTCAAGTTATGATACCCCGATTAATCGAGCGGATGAAAGAACGAATCAAGGAATTAGAAAAAGAAGATCAAATAACATTAAAGAACACCTCTAAAATTAAATTCCTTGAAAAAACTATTATTAGATTAAGAACTATAAAAACTTTATGA
- a CDS encoding T9SS type A sorting domain-containing protein, with protein sequence MEWSIELPNNQLIDGRIYRIARITECKNGDILVTGRVWDNSDSKIPGADISSVYNGFLGRIKSDGIVDWIRIFKLPQELIDKEIYGQFRPSILEKAIELSNGDIVACGEVYYNNHQISAIDILKFQTNQLWVIKVNSSGCFPEYICDTIIRIRPTTEVKTPEFNIGSEWIFETDFSIGGGHSTVQYITKKILNTTTTNGRKIYYLSSGDSMYVENERMFFWDNMLNSYEMHYQFNSTSEYDIKYWDFSKNSVQIAKVKVDSIYNTVINGDTIPTQLLRVSNNGSFASDLIIPVYKNIGASKYDIKLYLGFGLFDPNPIVTKLRCFKSDSIEYNFQNYPCDSTWLITNANNFESNEIEIQPNPTNGKIKVYGIGSNSTYILINLQGQIVSSGNFSNGEIEIPYIGVFLLKIKNNNSYFTKKIYRL encoded by the coding sequence TTGGAATGGAGTATAGAACTACCTAATAATCAACTTATAGATGGTAGAATCTATAGAATTGCCCGAATCACGGAATGTAAGAATGGTGATATATTGGTTACTGGACGCGTTTGGGATAATTCAGACAGCAAAATTCCTGGAGCAGATATTTCTTCAGTTTATAATGGTTTTTTAGGTAGAATAAAGAGCGATGGAATTGTGGATTGGATAAGGATTTTTAAATTGCCACAAGAGTTAATTGATAAAGAAATATATGGGCAATTCCGTCCATCAATTCTTGAAAAAGCAATCGAATTATCTAATGGCGATATTGTAGCTTGTGGTGAGGTTTATTATAATAATCACCAAATTTCGGCAATTGATATCCTTAAATTTCAAACAAATCAATTATGGGTTATTAAAGTAAACTCATCAGGATGCTTCCCGGAGTATATATGTGATACAATTATAAGGATCAGACCTACTACTGAGGTTAAAACACCAGAATTTAATATTGGTTCTGAATGGATCTTTGAGACTGATTTTTCTATTGGAGGTGGTCATTCCACTGTTCAATATATTACTAAAAAAATACTTAATACAACTACCACCAACGGGAGGAAAATATATTATTTGAGTAGCGGAGATTCAATGTATGTAGAAAATGAAAGGATGTTTTTTTGGGATAATATGTTAAACTCCTACGAAATGCATTATCAGTTCAACTCTACATCTGAATATGATATTAAATATTGGGATTTCTCTAAAAATAGTGTCCAAATTGCTAAAGTAAAAGTGGACTCTATTTATAATACAGTTATAAATGGAGATACCATCCCAACACAATTATTACGCGTTTCAAATAATGGTTCTTTTGCCTCTGATTTAATAATTCCAGTTTATAAAAATATAGGCGCATCAAAATACGATATAAAACTATATTTGGGATTTGGTCTTTTTGATCCTAATCCTATCGTAACCAAATTGCGCTGTTTTAAATCAGATAGTATTGAATATAATTTCCAGAATTATCCATGCGATAGTACCTGGTTAATTACCAATGCAAATAACTTCGAATCTAATGAAATAGAAATTCAACCTAACCCTACAAATGGAAAAATAAAAGTTTATGGAATAGGATCAAATTCAACATATATTTTAATTAACTTACAAGGACAAATTGTAAGTTCTGGGAATTTTTCTAATGGTGAAATTGAAATTCCTTATATTGGTGTATTTTTATTAAAAATAAAAAATAATAATAGTTATTTTACTAAAAAAATATATAGATTATAG
- a CDS encoding DUF1738 domain-containing protein, whose product MIPYFFFSFKQIKELGAVLKSGAKAEKVVYFNLVYKNLEGHRLSEMEAQALIKDKVKIDVSRFIKYYPVFNIEYVEGISV is encoded by the coding sequence ATAATTCCATACTTTTTTTTTAGCTTCAAGCAAATTAAAGAATTAGGTGCAGTTTTGAAATCAGGAGCTAAAGCGGAGAAAGTCGTTTACTTTAATCTGGTTTATAAGAATTTAGAAGGCCATAGACTGAGTGAAATGGAGGCTCAAGCTCTTATTAAGGACAAAGTGAAGATAGATGTCTCTCGATTTATTAAATACTATCCTGTCTTTAATATAGAATATGTGGAAGGTATATCCGTTTGA